Proteins from a genomic interval of Streptomyces fodineus:
- a CDS encoding maltokinase N-terminal cap-like domain-containing protein yields the protein MPKTITAGPRTAAGLDGPLASLGGLLRHWLPMQRWFAGKDRPVTDLSVLSVTELFPGCLHLLVHASHAPVPTPGGTSPPGDCYQLLLGLREHLAPRLERAYLGRAEQGPFAGLAVYDALHDPRSAHLLLERLRQPGAAGPLRFEADMAAPLPGGLPPRLLDAEQSNSSIVYGDAYILKVFRRIQPGVNPDLEVTAALAAQGCLRVPAPVAWFETTAPQPATLGVLQPFLPDATDGWTLALRALAAGDDFTAESRELGRAMAEVHLALAEAFGPAGPAGPGENGRTAQAMCARLDAAAHAVPGLRPFVPGLRAAFGALATCDTGPPAQRIHGDLHLGQVLRAGRDWFVIDFEGEPSRPLAERRAPHSPVRDVAGMLRSFDYAARQRRPWRPEWARRCREAFCAGYAARAGWDPRKKHALLRAHETDRAVYEVLYEARHRPDWLPVPMAAIKRLAVWGG from the coding sequence ATGCCGAAGACCATCACCGCCGGGCCGAGAACCGCGGCCGGTCTCGACGGACCGCTGGCCTCGCTGGGCGGGCTGCTGCGCCACTGGCTGCCGATGCAACGCTGGTTCGCGGGCAAGGACCGGCCCGTCACGGATCTGTCGGTGCTGTCCGTGACCGAGCTGTTCCCGGGCTGTCTGCATCTGCTGGTGCACGCCTCGCACGCGCCCGTGCCCACGCCGGGCGGCACGTCCCCGCCCGGCGACTGCTACCAGCTGCTGCTCGGTCTGCGCGAACACCTCGCCCCGCGGCTGGAGCGGGCGTACCTCGGGCGGGCCGAGCAGGGTCCGTTCGCCGGGCTCGCGGTGTACGACGCACTCCACGATCCGCGCTCGGCCCATCTGCTGCTGGAGCGGCTGCGGCAGCCCGGCGCGGCGGGCCCGCTGCGCTTCGAGGCCGACATGGCCGCCCCTCTGCCCGGCGGTCTGCCGCCGCGTCTGCTGGACGCCGAGCAGTCCAACTCCTCGATCGTGTACGGCGACGCGTACATCCTGAAGGTCTTCCGCCGGATCCAGCCGGGCGTCAACCCGGACCTGGAGGTGACCGCGGCGCTGGCCGCGCAGGGCTGCCTGCGGGTGCCGGCACCGGTGGCCTGGTTCGAGACGACCGCGCCGCAGCCGGCCACGCTGGGCGTGCTGCAGCCGTTCCTGCCGGACGCGACCGACGGCTGGACGCTGGCCCTGCGCGCGCTCGCCGCCGGGGACGACTTCACCGCCGAGTCCCGTGAACTGGGCCGGGCCATGGCCGAGGTGCACCTCGCGCTGGCCGAGGCGTTCGGCCCGGCGGGGCCGGCCGGGCCGGGCGAGAACGGCCGTACGGCGCAGGCGATGTGCGCCCGGCTGGACGCGGCCGCACACGCCGTACCGGGGCTGCGGCCCTTCGTACCGGGGCTGCGGGCCGCGTTCGGGGCGCTCGCCACCTGCGACACCGGGCCGCCCGCGCAGCGCATCCACGGTGATCTGCACCTCGGGCAGGTGCTGCGGGCCGGCCGCGACTGGTTCGTCATCGACTTCGAGGGCGAGCCGTCCCGGCCGCTCGCCGAGCGGCGGGCCCCGCACTCCCCGGTGCGGGACGTGGCGGGGATGCTGCGCTCCTTCGACTACGCGGCCCGGCAGCGCCGCCCCTGGCGACCCGAATGGGCGCGCCGCTGCCGGGAGGCGTTCTGCGCGGGCTACGCGGCCCGTGCCGGCTGGGATCCACGCAAGAAGCACGCGCTGCTGCGCGCGCACGAGACGGACAGGGCGGTCTACGAGGTGCTGTACGAGGCAAGACACCGACCGGACTGGCTGCCGGTACCGATGGCGGCGATCAAGCGGCTCGCCGTGTGGGGAGGCTGA
- the treS gene encoding maltose alpha-D-glucosyltransferase, which yields MTVNEPVHDTFEDTPAGDRDPDWFKRAVFYEVLVRSFQDSNGDGIGDLKGLTAKLDYLQWLGVDCLWLPPFFKSPLRDGGYDVSDYTAVLPEFGDLADFVEFVDAAHQRGMRVIIDFVMNHTSDQHPWFQESRRDPGGPYGDYYMWADDDKQYEDARIIFVDTEASNWTFDPVRGQYYFHRFFSHQPDLNYENPAVQEEILAALRFWLDLGIDGYRLDAVPYLYAEEGTNCENLPATHAFLRRVRREIDAMYPDTVLLAEANQWPEDVVDYFGDYASGGDECHMAFHFPVMPRIFMAVRRESRYPVSEILAKTPAIPSGCQWGIFLRNHDELTLEMVTDEERDYMWAEYAKDPRMRANIGIRRRLAPLLDNDRNQIELFTALLLSLPGSPILYYGDEIGMGDNIWLGDRDAVRTPMQWTPDRNAGFSTCDPGRLFLPTIMDPVYGYQVTNVEASMSSPSSLLHWTRRMIEIRKQNPAFGLGSFTELTSSNPAVLAFLREYEDDLVLCVHNFSRFAQPTELDLRVYDGRHPVELIGGVRFPAIGELPYLLTLQGHGFYWFRLSRVASRIGRRR from the coding sequence ATGACCGTCAACGAACCCGTGCACGACACCTTCGAGGACACTCCCGCGGGGGACCGGGACCCTGACTGGTTCAAGCGCGCCGTCTTCTACGAGGTCCTGGTCCGCTCCTTCCAGGACAGCAACGGCGACGGCATCGGCGACCTGAAGGGTCTGACGGCCAAGCTCGACTATCTGCAGTGGCTCGGCGTGGACTGCCTGTGGCTGCCGCCGTTCTTCAAGTCACCGCTCAGGGACGGCGGTTACGACGTCTCCGACTACACCGCCGTACTGCCCGAGTTCGGTGACCTGGCCGACTTCGTGGAGTTCGTGGACGCCGCCCACCAGCGCGGCATGCGCGTGATCATCGACTTCGTCATGAACCACACCAGCGACCAGCACCCGTGGTTCCAGGAGTCGAGGCGGGATCCGGGCGGTCCGTACGGGGACTACTACATGTGGGCCGACGACGACAAGCAGTACGAGGACGCCCGGATCATCTTCGTCGACACCGAGGCCTCCAACTGGACCTTCGATCCCGTGCGCGGCCAGTACTACTTCCACCGCTTCTTCTCGCACCAGCCCGACCTCAACTACGAGAACCCAGCCGTGCAGGAAGAGATCCTGGCCGCCCTGCGCTTCTGGCTGGACCTCGGGATCGACGGCTACCGGCTGGACGCGGTCCCCTATCTCTACGCCGAAGAGGGCACCAACTGCGAGAACCTGCCGGCCACGCACGCGTTCCTGAGGCGGGTCCGCCGTGAGATCGACGCGATGTACCCGGACACCGTACTGCTGGCGGAGGCCAACCAGTGGCCGGAAGACGTCGTCGACTACTTCGGCGACTACGCCTCCGGCGGCGACGAGTGCCACATGGCCTTCCACTTCCCCGTGATGCCGCGCATCTTCATGGCCGTACGCCGCGAGTCCCGCTACCCCGTCTCCGAGATCCTCGCCAAGACCCCCGCGATCCCCTCCGGCTGCCAGTGGGGCATCTTCCTGCGCAACCACGACGAGCTGACCCTGGAGATGGTCACCGACGAAGAGCGCGACTACATGTGGGCCGAGTACGCAAAAGACCCACGCATGCGCGCCAACATCGGCATCCGCCGCCGCCTCGCCCCCCTCCTCGACAACGACCGCAACCAGATCGAGCTCTTCACCGCCCTGCTGCTCTCCCTGCCCGGCTCGCCGATCCTGTACTACGGCGACGAGATCGGCATGGGCGACAACATCTGGCTCGGCGACCGCGACGCCGTCCGCACCCCGATGCAGTGGACCCCCGACCGCAACGCCGGCTTCTCCACGTGTGACCCGGGGCGCCTGTTCCTGCCCACGATCATGGACCCGGTCTACGGCTACCAGGTCACCAACGTCGAGGCCTCGATGTCCTCGCCGTCCTCGCTGCTGCACTGGACCCGCCGCATGATCGAGATCCGCAAGCAGAATCCGGCCTTCGGACTCGGCTCGTTCACGGAACTGACCTCCTCCAACCCCGCGGTGCTGGCGTTCCTGCGGGAGTACGAGGACGACCTCGTGCTGTGCGTCCACAACTTCTCCCGTTTCGCCCAGCCCACCGAGCTCGATCTGCGGGTCTACGACGGGCGGCACCCGGTCGAGCTGATCGGCGGGGTCCGCTTCCCGGCGATCGGTGAACTTCCCTACCTGCTCACCCTGCAAGGCCACGGCTTCTACTGGTTCCGGCTCTCCCGAGTCGCATCCCGGATCGGCCGCCGTCGCTGA
- a CDS encoding alpha-1,4-glucan--maltose-1-phosphate maltosyltransferase, producing MRRTPAIGRVPVRDVRPAVECGRRPAKAVAGETFQVTATVFREGHDAVGANVVLRDPKGRRGPWTPMRELSPGSDLWGAEITPDATGRWTFRVEAWSHPLATWRHTASVKVPAGIDIGLVLEEGAELYERAAAGVPKGPERGLVLAAAQALGDDSLSVHDRLTAALSPEVDALLARYPLRELVTASDPMPLLVERERALYGAWYEFFPRSEGTAEQPHGTFRTAARRLRPIAEMGFDVVYLPPIHPIGTTFRKGRNNTLTAGPDDVGVPWAIGSPEGGHDAVHPGLGTIEDFDFFVGEAHKLGLEVALDFALQCSPDHPWVHKHPEWFHHRPDGSIAYAENPPKKYQDIYPIAFDADMDGLTAETVRLLRHWMSHGVRIFRVDNPHTKPVVFWERVIAEVNRKDPDVIFLAEAFTRPAMMHTLAQIGFQQSYTYFTWRNSKRELTEYFSELAGEAAAYMRPNLFVNTPDILHAYLQHGGRPAFEVRAVLAATLSPTWGVYSGYELCENTPLRQGSEEYLDSEKYQLKPRDWEAAAREGRTIAPLITRLNTIRRQHPALQRLRNLRFHQTDNDAVLAYSKSTGADTVIVVVNLDPHHTQEATVSLDMPQLGLDWNAALSVHDELTGETYHWGRTNYVRLTPGGAPAHVLHVGRSTPRIGGPAAS from the coding sequence ATGCGCAGGACCCCGGCCATCGGCCGTGTACCGGTACGTGACGTCCGGCCGGCCGTGGAGTGCGGCAGGCGCCCGGCGAAAGCGGTGGCCGGGGAGACCTTCCAGGTGACGGCCACCGTGTTCCGCGAAGGGCACGATGCCGTGGGTGCCAATGTGGTCCTGCGCGATCCGAAGGGCCGCCGTGGCCCGTGGACGCCGATGCGTGAGCTGTCCCCCGGCAGCGACCTCTGGGGCGCGGAGATCACCCCGGACGCGACGGGCCGCTGGACCTTCCGGGTGGAGGCCTGGAGCCATCCGCTGGCGACCTGGCGGCACACCGCCTCGGTGAAGGTGCCGGCCGGGATCGACATCGGGCTGGTGCTGGAGGAGGGCGCCGAGCTCTACGAGCGTGCGGCCGCCGGAGTGCCGAAGGGCCCGGAGCGAGGTCTGGTCCTCGCCGCCGCACAGGCCCTCGGCGACGACTCCCTGTCGGTGCACGACCGTCTGACGGCGGCTCTGTCCCCCGAGGTGGACGCGCTCCTGGCCCGCTATCCGCTGCGGGAGCTGGTCACCGCCTCCGACCCGATGCCGCTGCTGGTGGAGCGCGAACGCGCCCTGTACGGCGCCTGGTACGAGTTCTTCCCGCGCTCGGAGGGCACCGCCGAGCAGCCGCACGGCACCTTCCGCACGGCGGCGCGCCGCCTGCGGCCGATCGCGGAGATGGGCTTCGACGTCGTCTACCTCCCGCCCATCCACCCCATCGGCACGACGTTCCGCAAGGGCCGCAACAACACGCTCACCGCCGGGCCGGACGACGTGGGCGTCCCGTGGGCGATCGGCTCTCCCGAGGGCGGGCACGACGCCGTCCACCCCGGTCTCGGCACGATCGAGGACTTCGACTTCTTCGTCGGCGAGGCGCACAAGCTGGGGCTGGAGGTCGCGCTGGACTTCGCCCTGCAGTGCTCCCCCGACCATCCATGGGTGCACAAGCATCCGGAGTGGTTCCACCACCGGCCCGACGGGAGCATCGCCTACGCGGAGAATCCGCCGAAGAAGTACCAGGACATCTATCCGATCGCCTTCGACGCGGACATGGACGGCCTGACCGCCGAGACGGTACGGCTCCTGCGGCACTGGATGAGCCACGGCGTGCGCATCTTCCGGGTCGACAACCCGCACACCAAGCCGGTGGTCTTCTGGGAACGGGTCATCGCCGAGGTCAACCGCAAGGATCCGGACGTGATCTTCCTGGCCGAGGCGTTCACCCGCCCGGCGATGATGCACACCCTCGCCCAGATCGGCTTCCAGCAGTCGTACACGTACTTCACCTGGCGCAACAGCAAGCGCGAACTCACGGAATATTTCAGCGAGTTGGCGGGTGAGGCGGCTGCCTACATGCGGCCGAACCTCTTCGTCAACACCCCGGACATCCTGCACGCCTACCTCCAGCACGGCGGCCGGCCCGCCTTCGAGGTACGCGCCGTGCTCGCCGCGACCCTCTCCCCCACCTGGGGCGTCTACAGCGGCTACGAGCTGTGCGAGAACACCCCGCTGAGGCAGGGCAGCGAGGAATACCTGGACTCGGAGAAGTACCAGCTCAAGCCACGCGACTGGGAGGCGGCGGCACGCGAGGGCCGCACCATCGCGCCGCTCATCACCAGGCTCAACACCATCCGACGGCAGCACCCCGCGCTACAGCGCCTGCGGAATCTCCGCTTCCATCAGACCGACAACGACGCCGTGCTCGCCTACAGCAAGAGCACGGGAGCGGACACGGTCATCGTGGTCGTCAATCTCGACCCGCATCACACCCAGGAGGCCACGGTCTCGTTGGACATGCCGCAACTCGGCCTGGACTGGAACGCCGCTCTGTCCGTGCACGACGAACTGACGGGTGAGACGTACCACTGGGGCAGGACCAACTACGTGCGCCTGACGCCCGGCGGCGCGCCGGCGCACGTACTCCACGTCGGGCGTTCGACGCCCCGGATCGGAGGGCCCGCAGCGTCATGA
- a CDS encoding DUF5133 domain-containing protein: MLLPAKAEVARALRRYRAWERVMLASPHDRTVRATFEDSGYTLCVLMGKRCAREAADAAERYLRTNLVAYLREQDGRPRPRRSARRAPPPERRSTAPAPDLAPYKAFPTGPA; this comes from the coding sequence ATGCTGCTACCCGCCAAGGCCGAAGTGGCCCGGGCGTTGCGGCGTTACCGGGCGTGGGAGCGCGTGATGCTCGCCTCGCCCCACGACCGCACGGTCCGGGCCACCTTCGAGGACTCGGGCTACACGCTGTGCGTGCTGATGGGCAAACGCTGCGCCCGCGAGGCCGCGGACGCCGCCGAGCGCTATCTGCGCACGAACCTGGTCGCCTACCTGCGCGAGCAGGACGGACGGCCGCGGCCGCGCCGGTCGGCCAGAAGAGCGCCACCACCGGAGCGGCGTTCCACGGCGCCGGCCCCTGACCTGGCACCGTACAAGGCGTTCCCCACGGGACCGGCGTGA
- a CDS encoding pep a2, with product MKTAVPCYYHLDVEVSPERVGQVSRILAAHLRYWDLDNLADPVCRGAELLLRAIDQHATDKHTSIEMWWNGQHLITAFGDDDPDLRPDQDLRACLADIAAMSDGWGCCTSETGSKIIWFTQRARSGERVPLVPTAPAPTLRQGLQVPRELPVTVLAAPAAAADDAMAAPGAAAAALDDALEGSR from the coding sequence ATGAAGACCGCAGTGCCCTGCTACTACCACCTCGATGTGGAAGTCAGCCCGGAACGGGTGGGACAGGTCAGCCGCATCCTGGCCGCCCACCTCCGCTACTGGGACCTCGACAACCTCGCGGATCCCGTCTGCCGCGGCGCCGAACTGCTGCTGCGGGCGATCGACCAGCACGCCACCGACAAGCACACGTCGATCGAGATGTGGTGGAACGGCCAGCACCTCATCACCGCGTTCGGGGACGACGACCCCGATCTGCGCCCGGACCAGGACCTGCGCGCCTGTCTCGCCGACATCGCCGCCATGAGCGACGGCTGGGGCTGCTGCACCTCGGAGACCGGCAGCAAGATCATCTGGTTCACCCAGCGCGCCCGCTCCGGGGAGCGTGTCCCGCTGGTGCCCACCGCGCCCGCGCCCACGCTGCGGCAGGGGCTGCAGGTGCCGCGCGAGCTGCCGGTGACGGTGCTGGCCGCCCCGGCGGCAGCCGCGGACGACGCGATGGCCGCGCCGGGCGCCGCGGCCGCTGCTTTGGACGACGCCCTGGAGGGCAGCCGGTGA
- the glgX gene encoding glycogen debranching protein GlgX — MTARRRRKGLPVWSGQPYPLGAVFDGQGTNFALFSEVADRVELILVDDAGKETPVRLQEVDGFVWHGYLPGIAPGQRYGYRVHGPWQPSLGHRCNPAKLLLDPYARAVDGQIDNHASLYERAPDGPAPADSAGHSMLGVVTDPSFDWGDDRPPRTPYSDSVIYEAHVCGLTRTHPDVPERLRGTYAGLAHPAVLAHLTSLGVTAVELMPVHQFVQDGVLQDRGLSNYWGYNTIGFFAPHNGYAAFGTLGQQVDEFKAMVKALHAAGLEVILDVVYNHTAEGNQMGPTLSFRGIDNASYYRLVDGDWAHYYDTTGTGNSLLMRHPYVLQLIMDSLRYWVTEMHVDGFRFDLAATLARQFHEVDRLSAFFDLIQQDPVISRVKLIAEPWDVGEGGYQVGNFPPLWSEWNGKYRDAVRDFWRAEPGSLGEFASRLTGSSDLYQHSRRRPRASVNFVTAHDGFTLRDLVSYNDKHNEANGEDNRDGESHNRSWNCGVEGETRDPAVLELRARQQRNLLATLLLSQGIPMLCHGDELGRTQRGNNNAYCQDNEISWIDWELTQEQRSLVDFTRHVIALRAAHPVLRRRRFFRGETETDARQPLPDLMWLRPDAREMTDRDWQRGDAHSVTVFLNGDALAERDAYGRRMVDDSFLLLVNGYWEPVGFRLPDESYGERWTTLIDTADPDGIPDERERKAGMRLRLEARSLILLSRPSRVAA; from the coding sequence GTGACCGCCCGCAGGAGACGGAAAGGGCTGCCCGTGTGGAGTGGGCAGCCCTACCCGTTGGGTGCCGTGTTCGACGGACAGGGCACCAACTTCGCGCTGTTCAGCGAGGTGGCCGACCGGGTCGAGCTGATCCTCGTCGACGACGCGGGCAAGGAGACTCCCGTCCGGCTGCAGGAGGTCGACGGGTTCGTCTGGCACGGCTATCTGCCCGGCATCGCACCGGGCCAGCGCTACGGCTACCGGGTGCACGGCCCCTGGCAGCCCTCGCTCGGCCACCGGTGCAATCCGGCGAAGCTGCTGCTCGACCCCTACGCCCGGGCTGTGGACGGCCAGATCGACAACCACGCCTCGCTCTACGAGCGCGCCCCGGACGGCCCCGCCCCCGCCGACAGCGCCGGGCACTCCATGCTGGGCGTCGTCACCGACCCGTCCTTCGACTGGGGCGACGACCGCCCGCCCCGGACGCCGTACTCGGACTCGGTGATCTACGAGGCCCACGTCTGCGGCCTGACCCGCACCCACCCGGACGTCCCCGAACGGCTGCGCGGCACCTACGCCGGCCTCGCGCACCCCGCCGTCCTCGCGCACCTGACCTCGCTCGGGGTGACCGCGGTGGAGCTGATGCCGGTGCACCAGTTCGTGCAGGACGGCGTGCTCCAGGACCGTGGCCTGTCCAACTACTGGGGCTACAACACCATCGGCTTCTTCGCCCCGCACAACGGCTACGCTGCCTTCGGCACCCTCGGCCAGCAGGTCGACGAGTTCAAGGCCATGGTGAAGGCGCTGCACGCGGCCGGCCTCGAAGTGATCCTCGACGTGGTCTACAACCACACCGCCGAGGGCAACCAGATGGGCCCGACCCTCTCCTTCCGGGGCATCGACAACGCCTCCTACTACCGCCTGGTCGACGGCGACTGGGCGCACTACTACGACACCACCGGCACCGGCAACAGCCTGCTGATGCGGCACCCTTACGTGCTCCAGCTGATCATGGACTCGCTGCGGTACTGGGTCACCGAGATGCATGTCGACGGCTTCCGCTTCGACCTCGCGGCCACGCTGGCCCGGCAGTTCCACGAGGTGGACCGGCTCTCGGCGTTCTTCGACCTGATCCAGCAGGACCCGGTGATCAGCCGCGTCAAGCTCATCGCCGAGCCCTGGGACGTGGGGGAGGGCGGCTATCAAGTCGGGAACTTCCCGCCGCTGTGGTCGGAGTGGAACGGCAAGTACCGGGATGCCGTACGGGACTTCTGGCGGGCCGAGCCCGGCTCGCTCGGCGAGTTCGCCTCCCGGCTGACCGGCTCCTCCGACCTGTACCAGCACAGCAGGCGCCGGCCGCGCGCCAGCGTCAACTTCGTCACCGCGCACGATGGTTTCACCCTGCGCGACCTCGTGTCGTACAACGACAAGCACAACGAGGCCAACGGGGAGGACAACCGGGACGGCGAGAGTCACAACCGGTCCTGGAACTGCGGCGTGGAGGGCGAGACCCGCGATCCCGCCGTCCTCGAACTGCGCGCCCGCCAGCAGCGTAACCTGCTGGCCACACTGCTGCTGTCGCAGGGCATCCCGATGCTCTGCCACGGCGACGAACTCGGCCGCACCCAGCGGGGCAACAACAACGCCTACTGCCAGGACAACGAGATCTCCTGGATCGACTGGGAGCTGACGCAGGAGCAGCGCAGCCTCGTGGACTTCACCCGGCACGTGATCGCCCTGCGCGCCGCGCACCCCGTGCTGCGCCGCCGCCGCTTCTTCCGCGGCGAGACCGAGACCGACGCCAGGCAACCTCTGCCCGACCTGATGTGGCTCAGGCCCGACGCCCGCGAGATGACCGACCGGGACTGGCAGCGCGGCGACGCGCACTCGGTGACCGTGTTCCTCAACGGCGACGCCCTCGCCGAGCGCGATGCCTACGGCCGCCGTATGGTCGACGACTCCTTCCTGCTGCTCGTCAACGGCTACTGGGAACCGGTCGGCTTCCGGCTGCCCGACGAGTCCTACGGCGAGCGCTGGACGACCCTGATCGACACCGCCGACCCGGACGGCATCCCCGACGAACGCGAACGCAAGGCCGGCATGAGGCTTCGCCTGGAGGCCCGCAGTCTGATCCTGCTGTCGCGTCCGTCGCGGGTGGCGGCCTGA
- a CDS encoding glyoxalase/bleomycin resistance/extradiol dioxygenase family protein, producing MNDTAPVSGGPRKRDVISTHSVFGAPCWVSLTSRDLEATQDFYTAVLGWRWRGAKLGEHFRIALADGVPVAGIAAVAAMWQMAVAWTPYFAVPDADVAAARARERGGTAAVGPLSFPPGRAALLADRDGATFGIWQGELVSNWEAWRRAAPTFVRLHTRDAFDSAMFYGEVLDWASGKPGCCEVEYEGGEVVLRSRGDIVARIDSGAVESAPDPSVRPHWQIHFAVADVMGCARAAEKHGGSVLSEEETEAILRDQDGAQFTVTSRLVR from the coding sequence ATGAACGACACAGCCCCCGTCAGCGGTGGACCGCGGAAGCGAGACGTCATCTCCACGCACTCCGTCTTCGGCGCCCCGTGCTGGGTGAGCCTGACCAGCCGTGACCTCGAGGCCACCCAGGACTTCTACACGGCCGTCCTCGGCTGGCGCTGGCGCGGCGCCAAGCTCGGCGAGCACTTCCGTATAGCACTGGCGGACGGGGTGCCGGTGGCGGGGATCGCCGCCGTCGCCGCCATGTGGCAGATGGCGGTGGCCTGGACCCCGTACTTCGCCGTCCCGGACGCCGACGTGGCGGCGGCCCGGGCCCGTGAGCGCGGTGGTACGGCGGCCGTGGGGCCGCTGTCCTTCCCGCCGGGGCGGGCGGCGCTGCTCGCAGACCGGGACGGGGCCACCTTCGGCATCTGGCAGGGAGAACTGGTCTCCAACTGGGAGGCGTGGCGGCGGGCGGCACCGACCTTCGTACGGCTGCACACCCGTGACGCCTTCGACTCCGCGATGTTCTACGGCGAGGTCCTCGACTGGGCGTCCGGCAAGCCGGGCTGCTGCGAGGTGGAGTACGAGGGCGGCGAGGTGGTGCTGCGCAGCCGGGGCGACATCGTGGCCCGGATCGACTCGGGCGCGGTGGAGTCGGCGCCGGATCCCTCCGTACGGCCGCACTGGCAGATCCACTTCGCCGTAGCGGACGTGATGGGCTGCGCCCGCGCGGCGGAGAAGCACGGCGGCAGCGTGCTGAGCGAGGAGGAGACCGAGGCGATCCTGCGGGACCAGGACGGCGCCCAGTTCACGGTGACCTCACGGCTGGTGCGCTGA
- a CDS encoding ANTAR domain-containing protein, translating to MGASEPERIAQLQAEIHQLKNAVASHAVVDQAIGMIVALGRVTPDEGWEVLKEVSQHTNIKLHNIAELILIWGRRGDIPPEVRAALEDALDRYGPTQVPGAAEE from the coding sequence ATGGGAGCGAGCGAGCCCGAACGGATCGCGCAGTTGCAGGCGGAGATCCACCAGTTGAAGAATGCCGTGGCCTCCCACGCGGTCGTCGACCAGGCGATCGGGATGATCGTGGCCCTGGGCAGGGTGACCCCGGACGAGGGCTGGGAGGTGCTGAAAGAGGTCTCCCAGCACACCAACATCAAGCTGCACAACATCGCGGAGCTGATCCTCATCTGGGGCCGCCGCGGGGACATCCCGCCCGAGGTCCGCGCGGCGCTGGAGGACGCCCTCGACCGGTACGGCCCCACTCAGGTGCCCGGTGCCGCGGAGGAGTGA
- a CDS encoding RNA polymerase sigma factor SigF produces the protein MRVTGSANTHPHDDAPDTVESFERLAKLPDGPARRALRDELVRLWLPMAERIAVRFRGRGEALEDLYQVAALGLVKAVDHYDPERGRAFEAYAVPTITGEIKRHFRDHMWTLHVPRRVQDLRNRVRSATKELAQSTSGRPPTVAEIAAYARLTEDEVRTGMEALECFSALSLDAEVAGTDGYALGDSLGGPDPGYDLVLDRVAVTPCLEALPERERIILYLRFFRGMTQSRIAEQLGISQMHVSRLLSSCFDRLREEVLAEAR, from the coding sequence ATGCGTGTCACCGGCAGCGCCAACACCCACCCTCACGACGACGCCCCCGATACGGTCGAGTCCTTCGAGCGGCTGGCGAAGCTGCCCGACGGCCCCGCGCGGCGGGCACTGCGTGACGAACTGGTCCGGCTGTGGCTGCCCATGGCCGAGCGGATCGCCGTGCGGTTTCGCGGCCGCGGGGAGGCCCTGGAGGACCTGTACCAGGTGGCCGCCCTCGGTCTGGTGAAGGCCGTCGACCACTACGACCCCGAGCGGGGCCGCGCCTTCGAGGCGTACGCCGTACCCACCATCACCGGTGAGATCAAGCGGCACTTCCGCGACCACATGTGGACCCTGCACGTGCCGCGCCGGGTGCAGGACCTGCGCAACCGGGTCCGCTCCGCCACGAAGGAACTGGCCCAGAGCACCTCGGGCCGCCCGCCCACCGTCGCGGAGATCGCCGCCTACGCGCGGCTCACCGAGGACGAGGTGCGTACCGGCATGGAGGCACTGGAGTGCTTCTCCGCGCTGTCCCTGGACGCCGAGGTCGCCGGCACCGACGGCTACGCCCTCGGGGACTCCCTCGGCGGACCCGACCCCGGATACGACCTCGTGCTCGACCGGGTCGCCGTCACGCCCTGTCTCGAGGCACTGCCGGAACGCGAGCGCATCATTCTCTATCTGCGGTTCTTCCGCGGCATGACCCAGAGCCGGATCGCCGAGCAGCTCGGCATCTCCCAGATGCACGTCTCCCGCCTGCTCAGCAGCTGTTTCGACCGGCTGCGCGAGGAAGTGCTGGCCGAGGCCCGCTGA
- a CDS encoding MarR family winged helix-turn-helix transcriptional regulator translates to MRIQRLIRRRLRDGLSVPRLRGAEVELLRLVESRPGIGISDAARELHLASNSVSTLVNQLVRGGHLLRETDPADRRAARLRLTASAEKRLGDWQRRRAELVGRHVSRLTEADREALHAALPALHRLAAALREEAGEAGSA, encoded by the coding sequence GTGCGCATCCAGCGGCTGATCCGGCGGCGGCTGCGCGATGGGCTGAGCGTGCCCCGGTTGCGCGGTGCCGAGGTGGAACTGCTGCGGCTGGTCGAGTCCCGGCCCGGCATCGGCATCTCGGACGCGGCCAGGGAGCTGCACCTGGCGAGCAACTCCGTGTCGACCCTGGTCAACCAGCTCGTCCGGGGCGGCCACCTGCTCCGCGAGACCGACCCTGCCGACCGGCGCGCCGCCCGGCTGCGGCTGACCGCGTCCGCCGAGAAACGCCTCGGCGACTGGCAGCGCCGCCGGGCCGAGCTGGTCGGCCGCCATGTCTCCCGGCTCACCGAGGCCGACCGTGAAGCCCTGCACGCGGCCCTGCCGGCGCTGCACAGACTGGCGGCCGCCCTGCGCGAGGAAGCCGGGGAAGCCGGGTCGGCCTGA